The following proteins are co-located in the Streptomyces bottropensis ATCC 25435 genome:
- a CDS encoding ComF family protein — MRGWWRDLTDLVLPAECGGCGRLRAVLCPECRAALTGAAPCRVRPVPEPTGLPVVHAAAPYEDAVRATLIAHKERGALALAGPLGTALAGAVRAGGAGGGGPVVLVPVPSARRAVRARGHDPARRIALAAAGELRRTGTPARVAGVLRQRRAVADQAGLDSRQRLENLAGALEVAAGGTPLLDGGAIVLVDDLMTTGASLAEAARAVRAARGGHAARTGERVAEGKPEEAVRTQGVTGMTGAGGAGDGIGAAVVAAPPDSFEINRN; from the coding sequence ATGCGGGGGTGGTGGCGGGACCTCACGGATCTGGTGCTGCCGGCCGAGTGCGGAGGGTGCGGGAGGCTTCGCGCGGTGCTCTGCCCGGAGTGCCGCGCGGCTCTGACCGGAGCCGCGCCGTGCCGGGTGCGACCGGTGCCGGAGCCGACGGGGCTGCCCGTGGTGCACGCGGCGGCGCCGTACGAGGACGCGGTGCGGGCCACGCTGATCGCGCACAAGGAACGGGGTGCGCTGGCACTCGCCGGACCGCTCGGCACGGCCTTGGCAGGGGCCGTACGGGCGGGTGGAGCGGGTGGTGGCGGGCCGGTGGTGCTGGTCCCGGTGCCGTCCGCGCGGCGGGCGGTGCGGGCGCGGGGGCACGACCCGGCGCGGCGGATCGCGCTCGCGGCCGCCGGGGAGCTGCGGCGCACCGGGACACCGGCCCGGGTCGCCGGGGTGCTGCGGCAGCGGCGGGCCGTGGCCGACCAGGCGGGGCTGGACTCCCGGCAGCGGCTGGAGAACCTCGCGGGTGCACTGGAGGTGGCCGCCGGGGGTACCCCACTGCTGGACGGGGGCGCGATCGTGCTCGTGGACGACCTGATGACGACGGGTGCCTCGCTCGCGGAGGCGGCCCGGGCGGTTCGGGCGGCCCGGGGCGGGCATGCGGCCCGGACGGGTGAACGCGTTGCGGAAGGGAAGCCGGAGGAGGCGGTGCGAACACAGGGGGTGACGGGAATGACGGGTGCGGGCGGTGCCGGAGACGGCATCGGCGCGGCGGTGGTCGCCGCGCCACCCGACTCCTTCGAAATAAACCGGAACTGA
- a CDS encoding LpqB family beta-propeller domain-containing protein has protein sequence MGADRVEGGRRRPTRAAVRIGSAGVCAVLLAGCASMPDSGDMRDVESTPRPDSPVRVFALPPAEDAEPQEIVQGFLEALTSDDLRYETARKYLTGDAAKDWDPGESTTVLAEAPTPYTPATGDRPDDDVYRYELSGERVARVDEQHAYTPTSGEYRRQVHLTRVKDTGQWRIDRLPSGVVLGRSDFERNYKSINKYYFTSAAQSGEPGTVADPVYVRSQVDPVTQVVRDLLQGPTSWLNPVARTSFPSGTALRKGTRALTPDDQNRLVVPLNKKADHVSASRCKEMAAQLLFTLQDYMPTGVDEVELQGSTGAQLCVLGESTVDEVVASHDFGKTAEFEYFIDGDHKLVRLSGRGVATTPTAVPGALGDGEKQLRSAAVSRDEERAAGVSADGSELYVAPLTAGSSVGDPVLSSAGATAKDRLTTPSWDGRGDLWVADRDPEKPRLLVLADGMGEPLEVRTPNLDGRIEAVRVAADGVRVALILKSEGKRALYIGRIERDADAESTTVSIVELRSVTPDLEDVTAMSWAGDSQLVVVGRESGGVQQMRYVRVDGSPAPGSGPSALTGVEEIAASEDESQPLVAHSADGIVRLSPGEQWQTVVKEGSAPVYPG, from the coding sequence GTGGGCGCTGACCGCGTGGAAGGCGGCCGTAGGCGTCCGACGAGGGCGGCCGTGCGGATCGGGAGTGCCGGCGTCTGTGCCGTCCTGCTGGCGGGGTGCGCCTCGATGCCGGACAGCGGCGACATGCGTGATGTCGAGTCCACCCCGAGGCCGGACTCGCCGGTGCGGGTCTTCGCGCTGCCGCCCGCCGAGGACGCCGAGCCGCAGGAGATCGTGCAGGGCTTCCTGGAAGCGCTGACCAGCGACGACCTCAGGTACGAGACCGCACGCAAGTACCTGACCGGCGACGCGGCCAAGGACTGGGATCCGGGTGAGTCGACCACGGTCCTCGCCGAGGCCCCGACCCCCTACACCCCGGCCACGGGGGACCGGCCCGACGACGACGTATACCGGTACGAGCTGTCCGGCGAACGGGTCGCCCGGGTCGACGAGCAGCACGCGTACACGCCCACCAGCGGCGAGTACCGCAGGCAGGTGCACCTCACGCGCGTGAAGGACACCGGGCAGTGGCGCATCGACCGGCTGCCGTCGGGTGTGGTGCTCGGCCGGTCGGACTTCGAACGCAACTACAAGTCCATCAACAAGTACTACTTCACCTCCGCCGCGCAGTCCGGTGAGCCGGGGACCGTCGCCGACCCGGTCTATGTGCGCAGCCAGGTCGACCCGGTGACGCAGGTGGTCCGCGACCTGTTGCAGGGCCCCACCAGCTGGCTCAACCCGGTCGCGAGGACGAGCTTCCCGTCCGGTACGGCCCTGAGGAAGGGCACCAGGGCGCTGACGCCCGACGACCAGAACAGGCTGGTCGTGCCGCTGAACAAGAAGGCCGACCACGTCTCGGCGAGCCGGTGCAAGGAGATGGCCGCCCAGCTCCTGTTCACCTTGCAGGACTACATGCCCACGGGTGTGGACGAGGTGGAGCTGCAGGGGTCGACCGGCGCGCAGTTGTGCGTGCTCGGCGAGAGCACGGTCGACGAGGTCGTCGCCTCGCACGACTTCGGCAAGACCGCGGAGTTCGAGTACTTCATCGACGGCGACCACAAGCTCGTACGGCTGTCCGGGCGGGGCGTGGCGACCACGCCGACGGCCGTTCCCGGCGCGCTCGGTGACGGCGAGAAGCAGTTGCGCTCCGCCGCCGTCTCGCGTGACGAGGAGCGGGCGGCCGGTGTGTCGGCCGACGGGAGCGAGCTGTACGTGGCGCCGCTGACGGCGGGTTCCTCGGTCGGCGACCCGGTGCTGAGCAGCGCCGGTGCCACCGCGAAGGACCGGCTGACGACTCCCAGTTGGGACGGTCGGGGCGATCTGTGGGTGGCGGACCGCGACCCGGAGAAGCCCCGGCTGCTCGTCCTGGCGGACGGCATGGGTGAGCCGCTGGAGGTCAGGACGCCCAACCTCGACGGGCGGATCGAGGCGGTCCGGGTGGCCGCCGACGGGGTGCGGGTGGCGCTGATCCTGAAGAGCGAGGGCAAGCGGGCGCTGTACATCGGGCGCATCGAGCGGGACGCGGACGCGGAGAGCACCACCGTCTCGATCGTCGAACTGCGGTCCGTGACACCGGACCTGGAGGACGTCACCGCCATGTCGTGGGCGGGCGACAGCCAACTCGTGGTCGTGGGGCGCGAATCCGGCGGCGTGCAGCAGATGCGGTACGTCCGGGTCGACGGCTCCCCCGCACCGGGTTCCGGGCCCTCCGCGCTCACGGGTGTGGAGGAGATCGCCGCGTCCGAGGACGAGAGCCAGCCGCTGGTCGCGCACTCGGCCGACGGGATCGTCCGGCTGTCCCCGGGGGAGCAGTGGCAGACGGTCGTCAAGGAAGGGTCGGCGCCGGTCTATCCGGGGTGA
- the mtrB gene encoding MtrAB system histidine kinase MtrB has translation MSGDSAASAPGQPGTRAERPVGRKTSGSGWGRLLEGGLLQGGVQGSPVLRLFMRWVRRPLLPVMRLWRRNIQLRIVVTTLLMSLSVVSLLGFVVIGQVRNGLLDAKVKASQSQAAGGFTVAEQRADSEASAAGNDNPDPDGDRVQNVVEWMTTLVNSLSSGGQGAFDVVTLSPASADGETGGLGPRVSGGVQWDLSVPVELRERVDDGTSAVQSYTRIYYDNGEASEPGLIIGKQVSDPNSEPYQLYYLFPLTQEEKSLSLVKGTLATAGLFVVVLLGAIAWLVVRQVVTPVRMAAGIAERLSAGRLQERMKVSGEDDIARLGEAFNKMAQNLQLKIQQLEDLSRMQRRFVSDVSHELRTPLTTVRMAADVIHDARVDFDPITARSAELLADQLDRFESLLADLLEISRFDAGAAALEAEPIDLREVVRKVVSGAEPLAERKGTRIRVLGDQQPVVAEADARRVERVLRNLVVNAVEHGEGKDVVVKLAAAGGAVAVAVRDHGVGLKPGEATRVFSRFWRADPARARTTGGTGLGLSIALEDARLHGGWLQAWGEPGGGSQFRLTLPRTADEPLRGSPIPLEPKDSRRHRGLNDAGLPLAGGGKLATVPVQAGEPGVARTAIGPRSGAGQAPTADPTALPGNGARVVPRPGVPSATPSATPPPASPVAPPPRRSDGGAGRAEKRPTESDPERQHDQGEAFRGR, from the coding sequence ATGTCCGGTGACAGTGCCGCTTCGGCGCCCGGCCAGCCGGGGACCCGCGCGGAGCGGCCTGTCGGCCGGAAGACGTCGGGTTCCGGATGGGGGCGTCTGCTGGAGGGCGGATTGCTCCAGGGCGGAGTCCAGGGCAGCCCGGTCCTGAGGCTGTTCATGCGCTGGGTGCGCCGCCCGTTGCTGCCCGTGATGCGGTTGTGGCGGCGCAACATCCAGCTCAGGATCGTCGTGACGACGCTGCTGATGTCGCTCAGCGTCGTGTCGCTGCTGGGTTTCGTCGTCATCGGGCAGGTCCGCAACGGACTGCTGGACGCCAAGGTCAAGGCCTCGCAGAGCCAGGCCGCCGGCGGCTTCACGGTCGCCGAGCAGCGGGCCGACAGCGAGGCGAGCGCGGCCGGGAACGACAACCCGGACCCGGACGGCGACCGGGTGCAGAACGTCGTCGAGTGGATGACGACCCTGGTGAATTCGCTCTCCAGCGGTGGCCAGGGCGCGTTCGACGTCGTGACGCTCAGTCCCGCCTCCGCCGACGGCGAGACCGGCGGGCTCGGACCGCGTGTCTCCGGTGGTGTGCAGTGGGACCTCAGCGTGCCCGTGGAGCTGCGCGAGCGCGTCGACGACGGCACGAGCGCCGTCCAGAGCTACACGCGGATCTACTACGACAACGGCGAGGCGTCCGAGCCGGGGCTGATCATCGGCAAACAGGTCAGCGACCCCAACAGCGAGCCGTACCAGCTGTACTACCTCTTCCCGCTCACCCAGGAGGAGAAGTCCCTGAGCCTGGTCAAGGGGACGCTCGCGACGGCCGGGCTGTTCGTCGTCGTGCTGCTCGGGGCCATCGCCTGGCTCGTGGTGCGGCAGGTCGTCACGCCCGTGCGGATGGCGGCCGGGATCGCCGAGCGGCTGTCCGCCGGTCGGCTGCAGGAACGGATGAAGGTCAGCGGCGAGGACGACATCGCGCGGCTCGGCGAGGCCTTCAACAAGATGGCGCAGAACCTGCAGCTGAAGATCCAGCAGCTGGAGGACCTGTCACGGATGCAGCGGCGGTTCGTCTCCGACGTGTCGCACGAGCTGCGTACGCCGCTGACGACCGTCCGGATGGCGGCGGACGTCATCCATGACGCGCGCGTGGACTTCGATCCGATCACCGCGCGGTCGGCCGAGCTGCTCGCCGACCAGTTGGACCGGTTCGAGTCGCTGCTCGCGGACCTGCTGGAGATCAGCCGGTTCGACGCGGGCGCGGCGGCTCTGGAGGCCGAGCCGATAGACCTGCGCGAGGTCGTGCGGAAGGTCGTCAGCGGGGCTGAGCCGCTCGCGGAGCGCAAGGGGACGCGGATACGGGTGCTGGGGGACCAGCAGCCCGTCGTGGCCGAGGCCGACGCCCGGCGGGTGGAGCGGGTGCTGCGCAACCTCGTGGTCAACGCCGTGGAGCACGGCGAGGGCAAGGACGTCGTGGTCAAGCTCGCGGCGGCGGGCGGCGCGGTCGCGGTCGCGGTGCGCGACCACGGCGTGGGACTGAAGCCGGGGGAGGCGACGCGGGTCTTCAGCCGTTTCTGGCGGGCGGACCCGGCACGCGCGCGTACCACCGGTGGTACGGGGCTGGGGCTGTCCATCGCCCTGGAGGACGCCCGGCTGCACGGGGGCTGGCTGCAGGCGTGGGGCGAGCCGGGCGGCGGTTCGCAGTTCCGGCTCACCCTGCCGAGGACGGCGGACGAGCCGCTGCGCGGGTCCCCGATACCCCTGGAGCCGAAGGACTCCCGGCGCCACCGTGGACTCAACGACGCGGGTCTGCCGCTCGCGGGCGGCGGCAAGCTCGCCACGGTGCCGGTGCAGGCCGGTGAGCCGGGGGTCGCGAGGACGGCCATAGGGCCCCGGTCGGGCGCCGGACAGGCTCCCACGGCGGATCCGACGGCACTGCCGGGCAACGGCGCGCGCGTGGTGCCCCGGCCGGGCGTACCGTCCGCGACGCCGTCCGCGACACCGCCTCCGGCATCGCCTGTGGCTCCGCCCCCGCGGCGGTCCGACGGCGGTGCGGGACGGGCCGAGAAGAGGCCGACCGAGAGTGATCCGGAGCGGCAGCACGACCAGGGGGAGGCATTCCGTGGGCGCTGA
- the mtrA gene encoding two-component system response regulator MtrA — protein MMAFMKGRVLVVDDDTALAEMLGIVLRGEGFEPSFVADGDKALAAFREAKPDLVLLDLMLPGRDGIEVCRLIRAESGVPIVMLTAKSDTVDVVVGLESGADDYIVKPFKPKELVARIRARLRRSEEPAPEQLAIGDLVIDVAGHSVKREGQSIALTPLEFDLLVALARKPWQVFTREVLLEQVWGYRHAADTRLVNVHVQRLRSKVEKDPERPEIVVTVRGVGYKAGPS, from the coding sequence ATGATGGCATTCATGAAGGGACGAGTCCTTGTCGTCGACGACGACACCGCACTGGCCGAGATGCTCGGCATTGTGTTGCGTGGTGAAGGTTTTGAGCCGTCTTTCGTAGCCGACGGCGACAAGGCGCTGGCCGCGTTCCGTGAGGCCAAACCGGATCTGGTGCTGCTGGATCTGATGCTGCCGGGCCGGGACGGGATCGAGGTGTGCCGTCTGATCAGGGCGGAGTCCGGGGTGCCGATCGTGATGCTCACGGCCAAGAGCGACACCGTCGATGTGGTGGTCGGCCTGGAGTCGGGCGCGGATGACTACATCGTGAAGCCGTTCAAGCCGAAGGAGCTGGTGGCCCGGATCCGGGCACGTCTGCGGCGGTCGGAGGAACCGGCGCCGGAGCAGCTCGCCATAGGTGACCTGGTCATCGACGTGGCCGGGCACTCGGTGAAGCGTGAGGGGCAGTCGATCGCGCTGACGCCGCTGGAGTTCGATCTGCTGGTCGCGCTGGCGCGCAAGCCGTGGCAGGTGTTCACCCGGGAGGTCCTGCTGGAGCAGGTCTGGGGGTACCGCCACGCGGCGGACACCCGTCTGGTGAACGTGCATGTGCAGCGGCTGCGCTCCAAGGTGGAGAAGGACCCGGAGCGGCCGGAGATCGTGGTGACCGTCCGTGGTGTCGGATACAAGGCAGGGCCCAGCTGA
- the mtnA gene encoding S-methyl-5-thioribose-1-phosphate isomerase, whose product MADQYAQSGDGTRPTGIPAIRWDEPPEGPVLVLLDQTRLPAEEVELVCTDAPALVEAIRVLAVRGAPLLGIAGAYGVALAAVRGFDVEDAAEALEGARPTAVNLAVGVRRARAAHRAELGRTGDQKRAAEAALAAARALHREDAEASSRMAAHGLALLDELLPGGGHRVLTHCNTGALVSGGEGTAFAVALAAHRVGRLRRLWVDETRPLLQGARLTAYEAARSGMAYTLLTDNAAGSLFAAGEVDAVLVGADRIAADGSVANKVGTYPLAVLARYHHVPFIVVAPLTTVDVDTPDGASIEVEQRAGHEVTEITAPQVPRAGAEAGGGIAVAPLGTQAYNPAFDVTPPELVTAIVTEEGAVSPVTADALAELCDRSRQVTI is encoded by the coding sequence ATGGCTGATCAGTACGCGCAATCCGGCGACGGCACCCGGCCGACCGGGATACCGGCGATCCGATGGGACGAGCCGCCCGAGGGCCCCGTCCTCGTCCTCCTCGACCAGACGAGACTTCCGGCCGAGGAGGTCGAGCTGGTGTGCACGGACGCGCCCGCGCTGGTGGAGGCGATCCGTGTCCTCGCCGTGCGCGGGGCGCCGTTGCTGGGGATCGCCGGGGCGTACGGCGTCGCGCTCGCCGCCGTACGCGGGTTCGACGTGGAGGACGCCGCCGAGGCGCTGGAGGGCGCCCGGCCCACCGCGGTGAACCTCGCGGTGGGTGTGCGCCGGGCGCGGGCCGCGCACCGGGCCGAGCTCGGCCGGACGGGCGACCAGAAGCGGGCCGCCGAGGCGGCGCTCGCCGCCGCGCGGGCGCTGCACCGGGAGGACGCCGAGGCCAGCTCCCGGATGGCCGCGCACGGTCTGGCGCTGCTCGACGAGCTGCTGCCGGGCGGCGGGCACCGGGTGCTCACGCACTGCAACACCGGGGCGCTGGTGTCGGGCGGCGAGGGCACGGCGTTCGCGGTGGCGCTGGCCGCGCACCGGGTGGGGCGGCTGCGGAGGCTCTGGGTGGACGAGACGCGGCCGTTGCTGCAGGGTGCCCGGTTGACCGCCTATGAGGCGGCGCGCAGCGGAATGGCGTACACCTTGCTCACGGACAATGCCGCGGGCTCGCTGTTCGCGGCCGGAGAGGTGGACGCGGTGCTGGTGGGCGCCGACCGGATCGCCGCCGACGGATCGGTGGCGAACAAGGTCGGGACCTATCCGCTCGCGGTGCTCGCCCGGTACCACCACGTGCCGTTCATCGTGGTGGCGCCGCTGACGACGGTGGATGTGGACACCCCGGACGGGGCGTCCATAGAGGTGGAACAGCGCGCGGGGCACGAGGTGACGGAGATCACGGCACCTCAGGTCCCGAGGGCGGGAGCAGAGGCGGGAGGTGGGATCGCGGTGGCACCCCTGGGGACCCAGGCGTACAACCCGGCGTTCGACGTGACGCCGCCCGAGTTGGTGACGGCGATCGTCACCGAGGAAGGGGCTGTGTCGCCCGTGACCGCTGATGCGCTTGCCGAGCTGTGTGACAGGTCACGCCAGGTAACGATTTAG
- a CDS encoding glycerophosphoryl diester phosphodiesterase membrane domain-containing protein, which yields MKDTPGWASPGSAPSGGQEPDHQDSAQPADRAEADRTRPADHTGADQTPPQSKWSKEQPPPAQWSAPTPQAPGRTPPPPPGPGWGGHPGSQHPGPGGRPGYGAPGHGTPGWGGGWGGPPPAAKPGVIPLRPLGIGEILDGAVSTMRTHWRTVLGISLAVAVLTQIGVILLQGFVLDDTASADALNDPSATPGELGRALGDTLLSTSVVMVISLLGTIIATALLTTVTSRAVLGRSVTTAEAWRDARPQLLRLAGLTVLLLLIAALIMTVGVLPGVLLAAGGSTGGGVLLALFGGLGGFVLTVWLMIRFSLASPALMLEKQGVRKSLGRSVKLVRGSWWRVLGIQLLAAIIAYIIASIVVIPFSFAGAALDGDGISGLLATGGTTLGWTYLVISGVGAVIGSTLTFPISAGVTVLLYIDQRIRREALDLELGRAAGLQGYGDAPGATPGS from the coding sequence ATGAAGGACACTCCGGGCTGGGCCTCGCCCGGATCCGCCCCCTCCGGCGGCCAGGAACCGGACCACCAGGACTCCGCGCAGCCGGCGGACCGGGCCGAAGCCGACCGCACGCGGCCCGCGGACCACACCGGCGCCGACCAGACACCCCCGCAGTCCAAGTGGTCCAAGGAGCAGCCGCCGCCCGCCCAGTGGTCCGCTCCCACCCCGCAGGCCCCCGGCCGGACCCCGCCACCACCGCCCGGCCCGGGCTGGGGCGGCCACCCCGGATCCCAGCACCCCGGCCCCGGCGGCCGGCCCGGCTACGGCGCCCCCGGTCACGGCACTCCCGGCTGGGGCGGCGGCTGGGGCGGACCCCCGCCCGCGGCCAAGCCCGGCGTGATCCCGCTGCGCCCGCTCGGCATCGGCGAGATCCTGGACGGCGCGGTCTCCACCATGCGCACGCACTGGCGCACGGTCCTCGGCATCTCCCTGGCCGTCGCGGTCCTCACCCAGATCGGAGTCATCCTGCTCCAGGGGTTCGTCCTCGACGACACCGCGAGCGCCGACGCCCTCAACGACCCCAGCGCCACCCCCGGTGAACTGGGCCGCGCCCTGGGCGACACCCTGCTGAGCACGTCCGTCGTCATGGTGATCTCCCTGCTGGGCACCATCATCGCGACGGCCCTGCTCACGACCGTGACCAGCCGCGCCGTCCTCGGCAGGTCGGTGACCACCGCGGAGGCCTGGCGGGACGCCCGCCCGCAGCTCCTCAGGCTGGCGGGGCTGACCGTCCTGCTGCTCCTGATCGCCGCCCTGATCATGACCGTCGGCGTGCTGCCCGGCGTCCTCCTCGCCGCCGGCGGCTCCACCGGCGGAGGCGTCCTCCTCGCCCTCTTCGGCGGACTCGGCGGCTTCGTCCTCACCGTGTGGCTGATGATCCGCTTCTCGCTCGCCTCGCCCGCCCTGATGCTGGAGAAGCAGGGCGTCCGGAAGTCCCTCGGCCGCTCCGTCAAGCTGGTGCGCGGCTCCTGGTGGCGGGTCCTCGGCATCCAGCTCCTCGCCGCGATCATCGCCTACATCATCGCGTCGATCGTCGTGATCCCGTTCTCCTTCGCGGGCGCGGCCCTGGACGGGGACGGCATCTCCGGCCTCCTCGCCACAGGCGGCACCACACTCGGCTGGACCTACCTCGTCATCAGCGGCGTCGGTGCGGTGATCGGATCCACCCTCACCTTCCCGATCAGCGCGGGCGTCACCGTGCTGCTCTACATCGACCAGCGCATCCGCCGCGAGGCCCTCGACCTCGAACTGGGCCGCGCCGCCGGCCTCCAGGGCTACGGCGACGCCCCGGGCGCCACCCCGGGGAGCTGA
- a CDS encoding DUF4129 domain-containing protein encodes MAWRSADEPPLTLPRDPAREAARRELSKGMYHQNDPSWYERAMDAFWEWLDKVLGAASAATPGGPLGLVVIVLAVLALLGALWWRLGTPRRAAASATALFDDRPRSAAEHRAAAEARAAQGHWNQAVQERMRAVVRSLEERALLDARPGRTADEAASEAGSALPAHADRLRAAARDFDDVTYGGRSASEETYLRLAALDTDLERTRPALAGSAPATADTALGTRPGAAE; translated from the coding sequence ATGGCGTGGCGCTCGGCGGACGAGCCGCCCCTCACCCTCCCGCGCGACCCCGCGCGGGAGGCGGCGCGCCGCGAGCTGTCCAAGGGCATGTACCACCAGAACGACCCCAGTTGGTACGAGCGCGCGATGGACGCCTTCTGGGAGTGGCTCGACAAGGTGTTGGGCGCCGCCTCGGCCGCCACCCCGGGCGGCCCGCTCGGCCTCGTCGTCATCGTCCTGGCCGTACTGGCCCTCCTCGGAGCCCTGTGGTGGCGCCTCGGCACCCCACGCCGCGCCGCCGCCTCCGCCACCGCGCTCTTCGACGACCGCCCCCGCAGCGCCGCCGAACACCGGGCGGCCGCCGAGGCGCGGGCCGCCCAGGGCCACTGGAACCAGGCCGTCCAGGAACGCATGCGCGCCGTCGTCCGCTCCCTGGAGGAACGCGCCCTGCTCGACGCACGCCCCGGCCGCACCGCCGACGAGGCCGCCTCCGAAGCGGGCTCGGCGCTCCCCGCCCACGCGGACCGACTGCGCGCCGCCGCCCGGGACTTCGACGATGTCACGTACGGCGGCCGATCCGCGTCCGAGGAAACGTACCTCCGGCTCGCCGCCCTCGACACCGACCTGGAACGCACCAGGCCCGCACTGGCGGGCAGCGCCCCCGCCACCGCGGACACGGCCCTCGGCACCCGACCGGGAGCCGCCGAATGA
- a CDS encoding DUF4350 domain-containing protein, protein MTTGATHPSTSASPTARQVWTRARGIVLAAVILLAAATVIAVIRSGAEHGRLDPRSADTDGSRAIAELLDDRGVSTRLVTTLDRASTAAGADTTLLVAAPDLLTDAQQNRLRAATENSGGRTVLVAPGSPSVSTLAPGVTADAALSLDSTLRPRCELPAARRAGSADTGGIRYDVTAGAADTCYPENGLPTLVRVPAAEGNGDTVVLGAPDILLNSSLDEQGNASLALQLLGSRPHVVWYLPSLADSAPDAGNRSFIDLLPSGWLWGTLQLFLAGALAAFWRARRFGPLVPERLPVAIRASETVEGRARLYRKADARDRAAAALRSTTRTRLALLVGVPVSRAHTPEALLPALSAHLHGDGQPLHPLLFGPPPGDDRALIALTDQLDALEREVRRS, encoded by the coding sequence ATGACCACCGGGGCCACGCATCCGTCCACCTCGGCCTCGCCCACGGCCCGTCAGGTGTGGACCCGCGCGCGCGGGATCGTCCTCGCGGCGGTGATCCTCCTGGCGGCGGCCACCGTGATCGCCGTGATCCGCTCCGGCGCCGAACACGGCCGCCTGGATCCGCGCTCCGCCGACACCGACGGCAGCCGCGCGATCGCCGAACTCCTCGACGACCGGGGCGTGTCCACCCGGCTGGTCACCACCCTCGACCGGGCGAGCACCGCCGCAGGTGCCGACACCACCCTCCTGGTCGCCGCCCCGGACCTGCTGACCGACGCCCAGCAGAACCGCCTGCGCGCGGCGACCGAGAACTCCGGCGGACGCACGGTCCTGGTGGCCCCCGGCTCCCCGTCGGTGAGCACCCTCGCCCCCGGCGTCACCGCCGACGCCGCCCTCAGCCTGGACTCCACCCTCAGGCCCCGCTGCGAACTGCCCGCCGCCCGCCGCGCGGGCAGCGCCGACACCGGCGGGATCCGCTACGACGTCACCGCGGGCGCGGCCGACACCTGCTACCCGGAGAACGGCCTGCCGACCCTGGTGCGCGTCCCGGCCGCCGAGGGCAACGGCGACACCGTCGTCCTCGGCGCCCCCGACATCCTCCTCAACAGCAGCCTCGACGAGCAGGGCAACGCCTCCCTCGCCCTTCAACTCCTCGGCTCGCGCCCCCATGTGGTCTGGTACCTCCCCTCGCTCGCCGACTCGGCCCCCGACGCGGGCAACCGCAGCTTCATCGACCTGCTCCCCTCGGGCTGGCTCTGGGGCACCCTGCAGCTCTTCCTCGCCGGCGCCCTCGCGGCCTTCTGGCGGGCACGCCGATTCGGCCCCCTGGTGCCCGAGAGACTCCCCGTCGCGATCCGCGCCTCCGAAACCGTCGAAGGCCGCGCCCGCCTCTACCGCAAGGCCGACGCCCGCGACCGCGCGGCCGCCGCTCTTCGCTCCACCACCCGCACCCGCCTCGCCCTCCTCGTCGGCGTCCCCGTCTCCCGGGCACACACGCCCGAGGCCCTGCTCCCCGCTCTGTCCGCCCACCTCCACGGCGACGGACAGCCCCTGCACCCCCTCCTCTTCGGCCCGCCGCCCGGCGACGACAGGGCCCTGATCGCCCTCACCGACCAACTCGACGCCCTCGAAAGAGAGGTACGCCGTTCATGA